The Collinsella aerofaciens genomic interval TGGAGACCGCCCATGCCGCTATCGCCGCCGCCTCGTCGCAGACGCCGAGCATTGTGCTGCTCGATCTGGGCCTGCCCGATATGGACGGCGTCAAGGTGGTGGAGTCGGTGCGCGCATGGTCGGGCATGCCGATTATCGTGGTCTCGGCGCGCAGCGAGGACGCGGACAAAATCCGCGCGCTCGATGCCGGTGCCGACGACTACCTGACCAAGCCGTTTTCGGTCGAGGAGCTGCTCGCGCGCATTCGCACGACGCTCAGGCGCCTTTCGTATGCGCAAACGGGTGGCGTTGCCTCCGAGGGCTCGTTCGATACCGGTGAGCTGCATATCGATTTTGATGCCGGCATCGCCACGATGGATGGCGAGGAGCTGCATCTGACGCCGATCGAGTACAGGCTCTTGTGCCTGCTGGCGCACAACGCCGACAAGGTGCTGACGCACCAGTTTATCCTGCACGAGATTTGGGGCACGGCAACTAAGAGCGACCTGGCGAGCCTGCGCGTCTTTATGGGCACGCTGCGCAAGAAGATTGAGTCCGACCCCGCGCATCCGCGCTATATCCAAACGCACGTGGGTATTGGTTACCGATTGGTCATCCAGGGATAGGTCGGCATCCGCCATCCCAATATGAGTTGCGGTGAAATACGGTCTAAATTTGCCTAATTCCAGGCAAACAGTCCGTATTCCACCGCAACTTTGTTTATTTGCCCTTGGGCTTGCTGGCGTAAAATTTTTTCTTTTTGGGCTTGCCGGCGGGGGAGGGCTTGCCGACAAAGTTGGGCTTGCCGTTGCCGGTCTGCGCGTGCGCGGGCGCTGCCGCGCGAGGCTTGCGGGCCTCGGGGTTGCGCAGCTCCTCGGTTCGCTCGGCAATCTCCTCGGCGCTAAAGCCGACCTCGGCCATGGCATCTTCGATGGGCAGGCGGCGCACGATATAGCAGTGGTGCACCTTCTGGTTGCGCGCGAAATCCTCGGGGATGGTCTGTGCCGTAATGTCCTCCAGCACGACGCCCGCTCGTGCGAGCTTGCGCGTCTCGGGGCGGAAGCCGCGCAGGTTGCAGCTAAAGATGGCATGGCCGCCCTGTGCGAGCAGGCGCGACACGCCGGCCAAAAGCTCAACATGGTCGCGCTGGACATCCCAGGTGCGACGGCCCATCTTGGACGAGTTCGAGAACGTGGGCGGGTCGACAAAGATCAGGTCCCAGCGGTTGCGCGTCTGGCGCTGGTCACGAATCCAGGCGAGCACGTCATCGCGCACAAAGTGATGCTGCGGCCCCACAAAGCCGTTCTGACGCATATTGCGCTCGGCCCAATCCAGGTAGGTGTTCGAGAGGTCGACCGTCACGGTCTCCTCGACGCCGCCGTCGGCTGCGTAGCAGGTGGCAGTGCCGGTGTAGGCGAACAGGTTGAGGAAACGGCGCGCCTGCTTGGCGTGCTCGCGCACCAGGTTGCGGGTGACGCGGTGGTCCAAGAAGATGCCGACGTCCAGGTAGTCGTCAAAGTTGACGGCAAAGGTGAGGCCGCCCTCTTCGATGAGCGGCAGGCGACGGCGCGCGATGTTGGCGCGCTCACCCGATGCGCCCTTGCCGGCGCCCTGCTTGCCGTACTGCGAGCCGCCGCGCGAACGCATGCGGGCCTTGGCGTGCACGTGCTCGGCCGGAACATCCAGGATACGCGGCGCGATGGCCAGAATATCGAGCATACGGGCCTGGGCCAGTGCGGGGTCGATGGTCTTGGGCGCGGCGTATTCGGCAATGACGAGCCAGCGGCCCGGCGTCTGCGGGCAACCCTCGTACAGATCGATGGCGGCAGAGTAATCGGGCAGGTCGGCATCGTAGACGCGGTAGCAGCTCACGCCCTCGCGCTTTGCCCACTTGCGACGCAGGCGAGCGTTCTTGCGCAGACGGTTGGCGAACTGCTCGGACTCGGGGATGAGCACGGGCAGCGGCTTGCCATCACCCAGGTCGAGCGTGGCGGTAGGTTCGGGCATGAAGGTGTCGGCGGCTTCGTCGCTGATGACGTCGTCGGCGTCCGCGGTCTCGCCCTCGGCGTTTGCGCTGGTCGCAGCCTCAAACGCTGCGGCGGCGTGGTCGAGCGAAGGCCAGACTTCGACGGTCGCCTCTTCGTTGTTGGGCATGACGGCGATCGAGCGCTCGGGCTCGGCGTGGAGCGAGCGGGCCAGCAATCCATCGCGGGTGAGCGCAGCGACCGGCGCCGCGGCAAGCTCGGGCGCGCGGCGCAGCTCGCCGACCAGCGTCATGGCGTCGTGCATGAGCGAAAGCGGGGTCTCGGTGGTGTCTGCGACCACGGCGGCACCGGCGACAGCGCCTGCATGGTCCAGCACGGTGGCTGGCTTGGCAGCGCAAAAGTCGACAAAACGCTTGTAGCCGGCGCACTTGACCATGCGCTCGGCAGTCTTGCGGGCGGCGGGGTCGATGTCCACGGCGACGATGCGCGCCTGGCGCTCGCGCGCCGCCGCCTCGCGCTCGCGTGCCTCGGCAAGCAGCTGCTCCCACAGGGCGGCGTCATGCGGCTGCCAGCCCTCAAAGCCCCAGTGCTCGCGTGCAGCGCCCGGGGCGCGGTCGGTCAGAATGTTCACGGCTTCCAGCAGCAGACCGCCGCCGGCGCACGAGGCGTCGATCAGCGTGGGCAGGGCTTCGTTCTCGTAATCATCGGCTGTGAGCTCGCGCTCGCACAGCGCGGTCCAACCGACCTGCGCCAGCACCAGGGCGGCGTAGTCGGGACGCAGCACGTGTGTGCCCTCGCCGGCGCGGGTCGCTGCGGGCGGCAGGCGCTTGAACAGCGGGTCGCCCGAAAGGTCCAGGCTAATGCTGGCGCGGCGCTGGCGCAGCGAAAGCAGTAGGTGAACATCGGGGTCGGCGGCATCGACATCGGCGCGACGGCCCGTGGTTTCGGCCAGGCGGTCGCACAATGCGTCCTTGGCGCGCAAGGCAGAGAAGCGTGTGTTGCGCAGCTGCTCGGTCACGCCGCGGGCGGTGATGGCGATAGTGGCTCCGGGACGGATGATGTTCTCCCAGGCGATGTCGTAAACGCTATCGTACAGTTCATCGGCATCCTGCGCCTCAAAGCGCCCAAGAACCACGAACACGCGGCTCGCCAGGCGTGACCACAGACAGGCGCGGTAGCCTTCTTCGAGCTCGCCCTCAAACGTAGCGCGGCCCTTCAGCCGGCGGACATGCGAAAGCCCGAGGCGTTTAAGCTCATCGGCGAGTGCGGACTCAAAGCCCTCGGGGCAGCTTGCGTAAAATTCCATGGGTGACCTCTCTGGTTGCGTCGCTCCATTATATGATGGATGCTTCGTTTGCCCTTATCCTCGAAAGGAACCCATATGATTGATGCGTGCTCCTTGATTCCCATTTTCATTGCAACAGCCTCAGGACTCGGGGCCTCGCACAGGCTCCCGCCGCCTTACAGAACTGAAAGCTGGGCGTAGGGCAAATCCATGGCACGTGACCTGCGATTGCTCGGCCATAGATGGCGTAATCGAGGCCAAGGGAGGGCATCATGTGCGAGGGAAACGAGAGCTGGTTCTGGCACGCGAACGACATGGTGGTGGCGGGCGACATGAACCTCGTGGTCCGCGTCCTGTGGGTCGCGCTCATCGTAGGCATCGGCGTCGCGACGATGGCCACGCTCTGGATCGTCACGAGGTAGCGCGCCACGAACGAATGACGAGGCACGCGGCGCATGCCTCGCTGGCGGAACCCTAGCCTCGCTGCTGGACAATCTGTTCGATGAGCTTCGCGACGGAGTCCTCGGCTGCGTCCCCGATCAGGTGATGGGCCGCGGCCTTCGCCTCTGGCATCGCGCCCGCGACTGCGTAGGAGTTCGGCACCTTTTCGAGGAGCGTCACGTCGTTTTCCGAGTCTCCGATAAAAGCGACCTCGTCCAGCGTGACCCCAAGGCTGCCGAGAAGCGCGTCGAGTCCGTTTACCTTGCTCCAGCCAGCCGGAACAACATCGAGGAAGAATGGGACGGGCGAGGGGAAATCAAGCTCTGGGCAGGCTTCCTTGCATCGACTCCGAACGACTTCCGTCGGGGCGGAGCTGACGTTGACGAAGATGCCGGCGGTGATGACGTCACGGTTCGTGGGCACGTCTCCGAGCGCCATGTCTCTTCCGGAGTCCTTAACGATTTCCAGGGCGAATTCGTCGCCAGGCTCGACGGCGCAGAGGAACTGCTCGCAGCGTTTGCCTGTCTCATCGACATCGGCGACTAGCCAGAGTGACGTCCCCGCGTAGGGGCGTACGGCGCTATCGAGCTTGACGAGGGCCTCCGTCGAGAGCGTCTTTTTGAACACGAGTTCGCCGCTGGAGAAGACCTTCTTTCCGTTGGCCATGATGCCGGTCGAGAAACAGCGCGCGTCGCCGTCAAAGGCATCGGCCAGGTCGGCGTAGTCGCGGCCGCTTGCGGGGCCGAACGCGATGCCCGCATCAAGCGCCGAAAGAATCGCGCTGTGCGTGCGCTCCGATACGACCCTTGAGCCAAACGGCAGCAGGGTCCCGTCCATGTCTGCGAGGATGAGCTTTATCAAGGGGTCCTCCCGTTTCGGTCTGGGCGTCGGTGCGCCGGTGTGCGTCGTCCTAGCTGTATTGCCTGTCTCCCAAGAGATTCTTCGAGATGATCCTGTTAAGCTCTACCGGGTCATCCCAGCAAGAGGTCAGGAAGAGGAACAGCAGCTCGATGACGAAGTTGATCGAGCTGTGCGAGAAGGCGATCTCGGTTCCGGTGATGGCCTGATCTCGCGAGATGGCTCGGATGATATACGTGGCACGCTTCGCGAGCGGCGTATCTGGGTTGTCTGTGATCATGATGATGGGGGTGTTCGAATCCTCGGCAGAGTCGAATATGTTGACGAGGCGCTTCGAGTATCCGGACGTCGAAATGACGAGCAGGATGTCATTCTCCTTGAGGCTGGTTGCGGCGGAGACCATGGCATCGGTGGTACTGGGGCAAAACGCCCTGACTCCAACCTGTGAGAGTTTGAACGCCGCGTTTACGCCCATGCTAATCGAGTTGCCGACGCCCGCAATCAGGACGAGGTTGGCGTTGTGGAGCAGATTGACGACTGCCGAAAAGTCATCGGAGTCAATGAGCGAGGCGGTTTGGGAGAGCTCCTTGACCTTGTGAGACAGGACGTACTTAATGGAGCCCTCGACGTCGTCCAGAGTAACCTTGCCGCCCGTGGCCTTTTCCTCGCCGGAGGCCCTGCTGATGGATATGCCGAGCGCCAGACGCATGTCCGAATAGGTTCGGTAGTCAAGCGTCCTTGCGAACCTCGAAACAGACGCCGGTGACGTACCGGTTCCTGCGGCGAGTTCGCGGACGGTCATCGTTGCGACGTCCGACGGGTGGTCGAGCACATACGTTGCGATTGCCTTCTCCGAGGGGGATAGGCTGTTCATGACCGCGCAGATGTGGCTGAGCACATCCCCTGTCTTATCCATGGTTACTCCTTGGCCCTAGTTTGCTTCGTATCTTAGGTCAAGAGAGGTGAAAATAAAGCAAAATGTTTCATAAGCGGTGAAATAGCGTTTTACCGCTGATTTCCTACCGTTCACGGTAAATCGGTGCTTCCCCGGCGCAATCTCATCTTGAGCTGCTATCTTATGAGCCGTGAAACAACGGCACGAAAACGATGAAACAACAGATCATTGTTCCAACGCCTCACAACTTTGTTTCACGCTAGATGGCGAATCACTTCGAAGCCCAGACAGGCACCCGGCGAGCAAGAAGGGAGAAGCACGATGCACAACGCCAGGACAAACGCAAGCATGACTTCGCTGTTCTTCGCGAACGTCCTCTACTGGGTCTGCGCGGGCGTGTACTCGCCGTTCCTCTCCGCTCACTACACGAGCCTCGGCCTCAGCGCAGCCCAGACCGGCATCCTCCTCGCGGCGACCCCGGTGTGTGCGCTCGCCATCCAGCCGCTCTGGTCGACGATCGCCGACAAGCTCGGGCGCCGCCGCGCGGTCATCGTGATCCTCTGCCTTGCGGCGGCGGTACTCGCTCCGCTGTATTACCTGGCGTCGACGTTCGTCCCGGTTCTTCTCGTAACCTTTGCGTTCTCGGCGTTTTTCTCGGGGCTCCTGCCCCTGAGCGACTCCCTCGTCATCGAGCTCGCGGATCGCTCTGGCCTGGACTTTTCTCGCATTCGCATGGGTGGCACTATCGGCTATGCCATCGTCGTCCTGATCGTCGGTCGGCTGCTCGACATGGCTCCTCAAATCCAGTTCGCGGTGGTCTCTGCCGCGCTGGTGGTCTTCGCGGCTCACATGTGGCGCCTCCCCGAGGCGGGAATTCGCGCCAATGCCGCGGACGATCCCAAGGTCTCCCACGGAAAGGGCCTCCTCTCGCTGTTTACCAGCAATGAGATCGCCTTCGTCTTGGTCTTCGCCTTCATCAGTTCGGCTGCGATTGGCTTCATCGGGGCGTTCTTGGGCCGCTACGCGGTCGAGCTTGGCGAGGGTCAGAACCTCGTGGGCGTCCTGAGTGCGGTCTCCGCTGCGAGCGAGATCCCCATCCTGCTCGTTTCCTCCAAGCTGGTCAGGCGCTTCGGCGAGATGAACCTCCTGATCTTTTCCTGCTTCATGGCGGCGCTCAGGCTCGTGCTCGTGGGCACCGGCATCGTCCCGGTCATGATCTGCGGCCAGCTGCTGCAGAGCGTGAGTTACATGACCGTCTACTACTCCTGCGTTACCTACATTGCCAACCACACTTACGAGGATTGTCGCGCTCGAGGTCAGAGCGCCTTCGCGATGGTTCAGAGCGGTCTGTCCGTCGTGGTTGCGAACCTGTTTGGCGGTTGGGCGTGCGACACGCTCGGCACGCACGCGGGTTTTCTGGCCTTCGCCCTCGCTTCAACGATTGCTGCGGTCGTTGCTTTTGTGGCGTACGTACTGTGGCGTCGAAGCGCAGCGCCACAGCCTGAGGGCCAGTCGGCCGCATAGGCTCCACCGCGTTTTGCAAGCGCCTGCCTGCTTCGCGCTTCTCTTCGTGTTCAACCAGCTGACGAGCTGAGAACTGTCCAATCCAATGGTTATCCAAGTGAAAGGAAGACAAAGATGTCTCTCATCAAGGTCAACGAGCTTCTTCAACATGCGACCGAGCACCACTATGGCGTGCCCGCGATCAACGTCATCAACACGGAGACCATCCGTTATGCGATCCAGGCCGCCGAGGATGAGCACATGCCTATCATCATCCAGTACTGGCCCGGCTTCGAGGACCACTGTGCCCTCGACATCATCGCCTTCGCCGCCCGCTATTACGCCGAGCGCGCGAGCGTGCCCGTCGCCGTCCACCAGGATCACTCCGCTGGTTACGAGATCGCCGTCAAGGGCGTCAAGGCCGGTTTCCCCTCCGTCATGGTCGACGGCTCCTCGCTTCCCTATGAGGAGAACTTCCAGCTCACGAAGGACGTCGTCCAGGTCGCCAAGATCTTCGACGTTGACATCGAGGCCGAGCTCGGCCACGTCGGCAACGGCTCCGACGCCAACGACTTCGTGAACAGCGACCACTATACCGACCCGAACCTCGCCGAGGAGTTCGTCGAGGGCACCGGCTGTGGTTCGCTCGCCATCGCCGTCGGCAACGCCCACGGCCCCTACGTCAAGGTCCCGAACCTCGACATGGAGCGCATCAAGGCCTGCAGGGAGGCCGTCAGCGTCCCCCTCGTCATGCACGGATGCTCCGACATCCCCGACGAGCAGCTCCAGGAGGCCGTGAACCTCGGCATGAGCAAGTTCAACATCGCCACGGAGTACTTCCGCTCCATGTACCGCGCCTTCGAGAAGTACATCAGCTCCGGCAAGAACGACGGCAACGGCGTTGGCCTCCTGATGGACGCCGCCCCCGACATGCGCGCGTTCGTCGCAAGCAAGATCCAGCTTCTGAACCCCAACCACTATTCGCTCTAGGAGAGACTCGATGAAGAAAGTTCTTGTCGCGTCGCACGGTCACCTCGCAAGCGGAATCAGGAGCTCGATCGAGATCCTGACCGGTATGGCGGACATGGTGGAAGCAGTTGACTGCTACGTGGACGACTCCGATTTCACCCCTCGCATCCAGGCGTTTATTGACTCGGTGGGCCCTGAGGACGAGGCCATCATCTTCACCGACATCTACGGTGGCTCCGTCTTCCAGAAGGTCGTCCTCATGGAGCCGGAGAAGCGCGGGATCGTCCATGTTACCGGTATGAACCTCGGCCTCGTGATCGAGGCGCTCCTCGGCGCTGAGCCGGTCACGGCAGATTCGATCAAGCAGAGCGTCGAGCTGGCGAGGGCGACGATGCAGGTCGTCGAGCCTCCGAGCAAGGCCGCGGACAACGAGGGGTCCGACGGAGACTTCTTCGATTAGAGAGCACTAATAAGTAAGGAGAGGAAACAATGATTGTTCAGGTTCGAGTCGATGACCGTCTGATTCATGGGCAGGTCGCCCTGGTGTGGACCAAGGAGCTCAACACCACCAGGATCATCGTCGCCAACAAGCACGCCGTGGAGAGCGATGCCCTTCGCATGACGCTTTCCATGGGTACGCCGGCGGGCCAGAAGCTCCTCGTCAAGGATGTTCCGGATGCTTGCCGCATCGCGAACGATCCGCGTGCGGACTCCATGCGCATCTTCGCGCTCACCAACTGCGTGCGTGACGTGCTTGAGCTCGTTAAAGGCGCACCGGGCAAGATCGAGGGCGTGAACGTTGCCAATGTCGGCCGCTTCGACAAGTCCGATCCGGATAGCAAGGTCGCCCTCAACTCCACGATCATGCTCAACCCGGATGAGCTCGAGGCCGCGAAGGAGCTTTGCGAGCAGGGTATTCCGGTTTTCCATCAGCTTATCCCGTCCAATCCCAAGACTCCTCTCAAGAGTCTGATCGAGGCGGCGGAGAAATAAGGGGATTTGGCCAGGCGGTCAAATGAAATGAGAGAAAGGAAGTCAAATGATTGGGTTAGCAGTAATGGCCTGGTTGACCGTGCTGATTTGCTACGGCGGCAACTGGGTTCTCGGTCAGTGTATGATCGAGCGTCCTCTCGTGGTCGGCCTCGTTGCGGGCCTTCTGATGGGCGACGTCAAGACCGGTGTCATCATCGGTGCCTCTCTCGAGGCGATCTTCATGGGCGCGGTTAACATCGGTGGCGCCATCTCCGCCGAGCCCGTTACCGCGACCGTCCTCGCCGTCGCCTTCACCGTTGGTGCCGGCATCGACCAAGGCGCCGCCATCACGCTGGCCGTTCCCGTTGGCGTCGTCACCGCGTTCCTCTCGATCTTCATGAACAACGTGTTCCTCGCGTTCTTTGCCGCCACCTTTGACAAGATGGCCGCCGAGGGCAACGAGAAGGGCCTCGCGCTTCAGCACTTCGTTCTCTGGTTCGTTAAGTACGCCGCCTTTGGCCTCATCGCCTTCCTCGGCGTTTACCTTGGCGCCGAGCCCGTTGCCGCCATCGTCAACCAGATTCCGGCCAATGTCATGAGCGGCCTCAACGCCGTGGGCGCCCTCCTGCCCGCCGTTGGTATGGCGCTCCTGCTCCAGATGCTGTGGAGCACCGAGCTCAGCATCTACTTCTTCCTGGGCTTCACGCTCTACCAGTACCTCGGCCTCCCGATGATCGCCATCGCGGTTCTCGGCGTCATCATCGCGGTTGCCTCCGCCCTCCGCGACAAGGAGATTTTCGATCTCACCAAGAAGGGCATGGCCACCCAGGCCGTTTCCAGCGACTCTGTAACCAGCGACGAAGAGGATTTCTTCGCATGAGCAACCTGACCAAGAATGTGAGCCCTGAAGACAAGAAGATGCTCAACAGTATTTTCCTGCGCTCTTTCTCCGTGTTCGCCTCCTGCGCCGGCGGTTCCGTCAAGGCTGGCGCCGACGGCTGGCTGTACTCCGTCCAGCCCGCGCTTAACCGCTACTACGCCGATGACCCCGAGGCCCGTGCCGACGCCATGAAGCGTCACACGACTTGGTACAACATTACCCAGAACGTCGGCACGTTCGCCATGGGCCTCGTCGCCTCCATGGAGAGGGAGAACTCGCAGCACGAAGACTTCGACACCGAGTCCATCGACGGCATCAAGGTTTCCCTGATGGGCCCGATGTCCGGCATCGGTGACGCAATCTTCTGGGGCGTCCTGCGTGTCATCGCCGCCGGCATTGGCATCAACCTCGCCATGAGCGGCTCGCCCCTCGGCGCGATCATGTTCCTGCTGATCTACAACATCCCGTCGATCCTCTGCCGATACTTCATGACCTACCTCGGCTTCAGCATGGGCACCAACTTCATCTCCGAGATGTACGAGGGTGGTCTCATGAAGCTCATCACCAAGGCGACCTCCACGGTTGGCCTCGTGATGATCGGCGCCATGACCGCGGCGAACGTCCAATTCAACACGATCCTGTCCATTCCGGTTCAGGACTCTGACCCCGTCATGATCCAGACCTACCTCGACTCGATCTTCAAGGGCATCGTGCCCCTGGGACTTACGCTCGTCGTCCTCTGGCTCCTGCGCAAGAAGAACGTGAACATCAACATCATCCTGGTTGGCATCATGATTCTGGCGCTCGTCCTCGGCCTCGTGGGCATCGTGTAGGGCGGCTTCCGGATCATTCGAAGCTTGTTCAAGGCAATTCCCGGCGGCACGCGATCGAGGACATTCGACGCGTGCCGCCCCATTAGAAGGAGAGAACATGCGCTACACGCACCTCAAGAACTCCGACGTCGACGTCTCCCAGCTCGCCGTGGGCACCTGGGCAATCGGCGGCGACTCCTTTGGTGAGAACGATGACGCCGCCAGCATGTCCGCCATCCGCACCATGCTCGATCACGGAGTCAACCTCATCGACACCGCGCCGTGCTATGGCAACGGCACATCTGAGAAGGTCGTCGGCAACGCGCTCAGGGGCATCGACCGAGAGAGCTACCTGCTCTCGACCAAGGTTGGCCTGATCACCAGCGCCGCCGGCTATGATCGCGACTCCTCGTTCAAGAATATCATGAGGGAGGTCGAGAGCTCGCTGCGCAACCTCCGCACCGACTACATCGACTTCTACTTCGTGCACTGGCCCGACGCCAAGACCCCGTTCTCCGAGACGATGTGCGCCCTCCAGCTCCTCAAGGAGCAGGGCAAGATTCGCCACATCGGCGTCTCCAACTTCACGCCCGAGATGATCGAGGAGTGCGAGAAGGTCGCTCAGGTCGACGTCCAGCAGCCGCCCTACTCCATGGTTGACCGTTCCTCCGAGGACCTCATCAAGTGGGGCTACGAGCGTGGCATCGACTCCTTCACCTATGGCTCCCTTGGCGCGGGCATCCTGTCGGGCAAGTTCCGCGAGCTGCCGAAGTTCGAGGAGGGCGACGTCCGCGCCGGCTTCTACGACTACTTCCAAGAGCCCAAGTTTTCTCGCGTCCAGGAGCTGCTCAAGGTCATGGACGAGATCGCCGAGGCTCACGACAAGCCCGTGGCACAGGTCGCCGTGAACTGGAGCACCCAGAAGGAGTACGTGGGCACCGCGCTCGTTGGCGTGCGCACGGACGCCCACGCGATTCAGAACTGCGAGACGTTCGAGTGGGAGCTTTCCGCCGATGAGATGGCCAAGCTTGACGCCAAGCTTGACGAGCTGAAGATCGGCTAGCCATGGGCGCTGAGGAGAGGAAGTACCCCGCTTCCGAGCTTGAAGTGCTTGAGCGTGGAGCTAGGGAGGTCGTCGAGCCCAACGGGCTGAAGCTCCTACTGAAGCCCGTGCCGGGAGATGGGCGCGAGCACGTGCTCGATCCGCGCGTCTATGCGCGCGCCCACGCGAAGCTCGCTGCCGGTCCGGCGCCGGCGGGGCCGGTGGACGTGATCGCGTGGCGCTCTGCGCCCAACAAGGAGACCCACGTTGTGAGGGGCGTGGGCGTTGCCAAGAAGACCGTCGTCATGAACTTTGGCGACAGGGGCATTCCCCTGCACGTCTTCACGCCCGAGAGCCACGAGAGCGGTTCTGCCGCGCTCGTGTTCATCCATGGCGGCGGCTTTATGGTGGGTAACATCGGCCAGTACGAGAACTGCCTGCGCGACATCACGGAGCGAACGGGCTGTGTCGCGATCTACCCAGAGTACCGTCTGTCTCCCGAGACGATGTTCCCTGGTGGCGTCGAGGACTGCGTGAAGACGCTCGGTTGGCTTGTCGAGCATGCGGATGAGCTGGGTGTCGACGCGACGCGAGTCGCCGTGGCTGGCGACTCCGCGGGCGGAAGCCTGACCAACGCCGTCGTCCTTGACGGGTCCCATGCGGACAGGATC includes:
- a CDS encoding response regulator transcription factor, which codes for MPNSAVKPLILVVEDDPAVRNLIVAALEAHGLRHMAVETAHAAIAAASSQTPSIVLLDLGLPDMDGVKVVESVRAWSGMPIIVVSARSEDADKIRALDAGADDYLTKPFSVEELLARIRTTLRRLSYAQTGGVASEGSFDTGELHIDFDAGIATMDGEELHLTPIEYRLLCLLAHNADKVLTHQFILHEIWGTATKSDLASLRVFMGTLRKKIESDPAHPRYIQTHVGIGYRLVIQG
- the rlmKL gene encoding bifunctional 23S rRNA (guanine(2069)-N(7))-methyltransferase RlmK/23S rRNA (guanine(2445)-N(2))-methyltransferase RlmL: MEFYASCPEGFESALADELKRLGLSHVRRLKGRATFEGELEEGYRACLWSRLASRVFVVLGRFEAQDADELYDSVYDIAWENIIRPGATIAITARGVTEQLRNTRFSALRAKDALCDRLAETTGRRADVDAADPDVHLLLSLRQRRASISLDLSGDPLFKRLPPAATRAGEGTHVLRPDYAALVLAQVGWTALCERELTADDYENEALPTLIDASCAGGGLLLEAVNILTDRAPGAAREHWGFEGWQPHDAALWEQLLAEAREREAAARERQARIVAVDIDPAARKTAERMVKCAGYKRFVDFCAAKPATVLDHAGAVAGAAVVADTTETPLSLMHDAMTLVGELRRAPELAAAPVAALTRDGLLARSLHAEPERSIAVMPNNEEATVEVWPSLDHAAAAFEAATSANAEGETADADDVISDEAADTFMPEPTATLDLGDGKPLPVLIPESEQFANRLRKNARLRRKWAKREGVSCYRVYDADLPDYSAAIDLYEGCPQTPGRWLVIAEYAAPKTIDPALAQARMLDILAIAPRILDVPAEHVHAKARMRSRGGSQYGKQGAGKGASGERANIARRRLPLIEEGGLTFAVNFDDYLDVGIFLDHRVTRNLVREHAKQARRFLNLFAYTGTATCYAADGGVEETVTVDLSNTYLDWAERNMRQNGFVGPQHHFVRDDVLAWIRDQRQTRNRWDLIFVDPPTFSNSSKMGRRTWDVQRDHVELLAGVSRLLAQGGHAIFSCNLRGFRPETRKLARAGVVLEDITAQTIPEDFARNQKVHHCYIVRRLPIEDAMAEVGFSAEEIAERTEELRNPEARKPRAAAPAHAQTGNGKPNFVGKPSPAGKPKKKKFYASKPKGK
- a CDS encoding HAD family hydrolase → MIKLILADMDGTLLPFGSRVVSERTHSAILSALDAGIAFGPASGRDYADLADAFDGDARCFSTGIMANGKKVFSSGELVFKKTLSTEALVKLDSAVRPYAGTSLWLVADVDETGKRCEQFLCAVEPGDEFALEIVKDSGRDMALGDVPTNRDVITAGIFVNVSSAPTEVVRSRCKEACPELDFPSPVPFFLDVVPAGWSKVNGLDALLGSLGVTLDEVAFIGDSENDVTLLEKVPNSYAVAGAMPEAKAAAHHLIGDAAEDSVAKLIEQIVQQRG
- a CDS encoding MurR/RpiR family transcriptional regulator, yielding MDKTGDVLSHICAVMNSLSPSEKAIATYVLDHPSDVATMTVRELAAGTGTSPASVSRFARTLDYRTYSDMRLALGISISRASGEEKATGGKVTLDDVEGSIKYVLSHKVKELSQTASLIDSDDFSAVVNLLHNANLVLIAGVGNSISMGVNAAFKLSQVGVRAFCPSTTDAMVSAATSLKENDILLVISTSGYSKRLVNIFDSAEDSNTPIIMITDNPDTPLAKRATYIIRAISRDQAITGTEIAFSHSSINFVIELLFLFLTSCWDDPVELNRIISKNLLGDRQYS
- a CDS encoding MFS transporter: MHNARTNASMTSLFFANVLYWVCAGVYSPFLSAHYTSLGLSAAQTGILLAATPVCALAIQPLWSTIADKLGRRRAVIVILCLAAAVLAPLYYLASTFVPVLLVTFAFSAFFSGLLPLSDSLVIELADRSGLDFSRIRMGGTIGYAIVVLIVGRLLDMAPQIQFAVVSAALVVFAAHMWRLPEAGIRANAADDPKVSHGKGLLSLFTSNEIAFVLVFAFISSAAIGFIGAFLGRYAVELGEGQNLVGVLSAVSAASEIPILLVSSKLVRRFGEMNLLIFSCFMAALRLVLVGTGIVPVMICGQLLQSVSYMTVYYSCVTYIANHTYEDCRARGQSAFAMVQSGLSVVVANLFGGWACDTLGTHAGFLAFALASTIAAVVAFVAYVLWRRSAAPQPEGQSAA
- a CDS encoding class II fructose-bisphosphate aldolase gives rise to the protein MSLIKVNELLQHATEHHYGVPAINVINTETIRYAIQAAEDEHMPIIIQYWPGFEDHCALDIIAFAARYYAERASVPVAVHQDHSAGYEIAVKGVKAGFPSVMVDGSSLPYEENFQLTKDVVQVAKIFDVDIEAELGHVGNGSDANDFVNSDHYTDPNLAEEFVEGTGCGSLAIAVGNAHGPYVKVPNLDMERIKACREAVSVPLVMHGCSDIPDEQLQEAVNLGMSKFNIATEYFRSMYRAFEKYISSGKNDGNGVGLLMDAAPDMRAFVASKIQLLNPNHYSL
- a CDS encoding PTS sugar transporter subunit IIA produces the protein MKKVLVASHGHLASGIRSSIEILTGMADMVEAVDCYVDDSDFTPRIQAFIDSVGPEDEAIIFTDIYGGSVFQKVVLMEPEKRGIVHVTGMNLGLVIEALLGAEPVTADSIKQSVELARATMQVVEPPSKAADNEGSDGDFFD
- a CDS encoding PTS sugar transporter subunit IIB is translated as MIVQVRVDDRLIHGQVALVWTKELNTTRIIVANKHAVESDALRMTLSMGTPAGQKLLVKDVPDACRIANDPRADSMRIFALTNCVRDVLELVKGAPGKIEGVNVANVGRFDKSDPDSKVALNSTIMLNPDELEAAKELCEQGIPVFHQLIPSNPKTPLKSLIEAAEK
- a CDS encoding PTS sugar transporter subunit IIC; protein product: MIGLAVMAWLTVLICYGGNWVLGQCMIERPLVVGLVAGLLMGDVKTGVIIGASLEAIFMGAVNIGGAISAEPVTATVLAVAFTVGAGIDQGAAITLAVPVGVVTAFLSIFMNNVFLAFFAATFDKMAAEGNEKGLALQHFVLWFVKYAAFGLIAFLGVYLGAEPVAAIVNQIPANVMSGLNAVGALLPAVGMALLLQMLWSTELSIYFFLGFTLYQYLGLPMIAIAVLGVIIAVASALRDKEIFDLTKKGMATQAVSSDSVTSDEEDFFA